AATACTTATTCAAAATGCAGGGAAGGGACTTCGACTGGCATATAGTTCAAAGGGAAGCAAAACTTAAAATACCTTCACAGCTCGGAAGGACAGATTTCATCCGCGCATTTTCAGATGATACATATGCAAGGCATGTCCTGAACAGAGGTTCTGGTATTATTCGTTCAATGGTGGAGGCAAACAGCTATATCATCATAGACGAAAATGATGAAGGATACCAGAAGGGTGATATAATTAACGTTGTCTTCTTCGATTCATTACTTTGGTAGATGATGTGGTGTTTTAATGAATGGGATTTATTATTATTTGATAGCCTTCACACTTATCTGGATATTGGCTTTTGCATTTAAAAATAAATTGTCCAATCATGGTTTCGAAATTGATTTTCCCGTAATAATGTGGAAAACGGAAAGGCTTAGGGGCTTCATAAAACGTATTGCAAATATATCTCCACGTTTCTGGAAGTATTTCATGAGTGTGGGTGTTGTCGTTTCTTTCGGTGCAATGGTATTCATGACATGGACCCTCGTGTCCTCACTTGAAACGATTTCCACGACCCCATCGGTTTCCCTGGTGATTCCGGGTGTTGAAATGCCGGGTTCATCAATTTACGTCCCGTTCGTTTATGGATTAATATCTCTGGCTACTGTATTGATAGTTCATGAATTCTCGCATGGAATACTTGCAACAGCTGAAAAGATTTCCATCAAATCAATAGGATTATTGTTGTTTTTAGTAATTCCCGGAGCTTTTGTAGAGCCTGACGAAGCGGAACTGGTAGCTTCAAAAAAATTATCTCAGTTAAGGGTTTATGCGGCAGGTTCCGTTGCAAACATGTCCCTGGCTGCCGTGGCTCTGGTGATATTTTTGGTAATTTCAAGCTTTGCGATTCCCGCTAACTTTCATGAAAACGGAATTGAAATCGGCCGTGTTGTGGGAGATTCTCCTGCAAGCGAATGCTTAAAGGAAGGAATGGTAATCGAATCAATTGACAATCATACAGTAGACGGTTCTGAAAGCTATTTGAATGTTGTCGGAACCTTTAAACCTGGAGACAATGTAACGGTAGGAACCGATCAGGGTGATTTCACGCTGACTCTAGGCAAGAATCCCAACAATGAATCCGTTGGTTATTTTGGTATTTCAGCCGCAAAGCATTATGAACTGTCAAACAATGCATTCGGACCTTTACCTTGGATTTATTTCGAGTTGCTGGAGCTGTTCCAGTGGATGTTTGTTTTGAATT
This region of Methanobrevibacter millerae genomic DNA includes:
- a CDS encoding site-2 protease family protein, with translation MNGIYYYLIAFTLIWILAFAFKNKLSNHGFEIDFPVIMWKTERLRGFIKRIANISPRFWKYFMSVGVVVSFGAMVFMTWTLVSSLETISTTPSVSLVIPGVEMPGSSIYVPFVYGLISLATVLIVHEFSHGILATAEKISIKSIGLLLFLVIPGAFVEPDEAELVASKKLSQLRVYAAGSVANMSLAAVALVIFLVISSFAIPANFHENGIEIGRVVGDSPASECLKEGMVIESIDNHTVDGSESYLNVVGTFKPGDNVTVGTDQGDFTLTLGKNPNNESVGYFGISAAKHYELSNNAFGPLPWIYFELLELFQWMFVLNLGIGLFNLLPMKPLDGGKMLEVLLSYKLPEHQYKPLVNSISVIMALIIIFSLVAGFL